In one window of Paludisphaera rhizosphaerae DNA:
- a CDS encoding sensor histidine kinase: MIETPQGPTTKAALPEVRPDVLGHVASAVVHSVINRFSAIVSQAEMLKARRPTPAEAARQADAIIAAALEGSTLARRLAEYARSSTVSAMTSVDLDALITSRLAVRRNDAPDGVALVGDLAARAVFPGDAPRLSIMLDCLIDNAFEALESVGRGGLVTVATRTDPQGWLELDVRDDGPGMAPDVLELALEPFFSTKAEHSGLGLPLARSLWRRHRGAFSIDAPLGRGALVRLTRPLSD; the protein is encoded by the coding sequence ATGATCGAAACTCCCCAGGGCCCGACGACGAAAGCCGCCCTCCCCGAGGTCCGGCCGGACGTGCTGGGTCACGTGGCTTCGGCCGTCGTCCACAGCGTCATCAACCGCTTCAGTGCGATCGTCAGCCAGGCGGAGATGCTCAAGGCCCGGCGGCCCACTCCCGCCGAGGCGGCCCGCCAGGCCGACGCCATCATCGCCGCCGCGCTCGAAGGTTCGACCCTCGCCCGCCGACTGGCCGAGTACGCCCGCAGCTCGACCGTCTCCGCGATGACGTCCGTCGATCTTGACGCTCTGATCACGTCCCGCCTGGCCGTCCGCCGCAACGACGCTCCCGACGGCGTCGCCCTGGTCGGCGACCTCGCCGCGCGCGCCGTCTTCCCCGGCGATGCTCCGAGGCTGTCGATCATGCTCGATTGCCTGATCGACAACGCCTTCGAGGCTCTCGAATCGGTCGGGAGAGGCGGCCTGGTCACCGTCGCCACCCGGACCGACCCCCAGGGCTGGCTGGAACTGGACGTCCGCGACGACGGACCCGGCATGGCCCCGGACGTTCTGGAACTGGCCCTGGAGCCCTTCTTCAGCACCAAGGCGGAGCACTCCGGCCTGGGCCTCCCCCTGGCCCGCAGCCTCTGGCGCCGCCACCGGGGCGCCTTCTCCATCGACGCCCCCCTCGGCCGAGGAGCGCTGGTCAGGCTCACCCGGCCCCTTTCGGATTGA
- a CDS encoding NPCBM/NEW2 domain-containing protein: MLTTTGPGSSGTIVALSPDGITVAPAEGPAKEFAATDLIRLRRESEVVVGEGSYVVLPGGDRLARARVGSATDTAVEVEAEAIGKANVPLDALLGLILTPPSDPDAFDALLRKIRTEPRTSEVAWLANGDRVVGSFLGMDDRVVKLQSQDAAAPRELAREGVVAVGFDPALIAYPKPEGPYLEMGLIDGSRLGVVGAKLERGRVSGVSRFAAKVDVPIDSVIQATPRTEAVQYLSERPVDGKIYVPFFDIVRPFQVDASVEGRPLLLNGLTYDRGFGASSRTLLAFKLKPGDRRFQALVGVDGRAGPSGSVVFRVLTDGKARFTSDPLTYRDAPIAVDVDLEGAKLLILATEFGERGDARDLADWVEARIVRNP, from the coding sequence GTGCTGACGACGACCGGCCCCGGTTCTTCGGGGACGATCGTCGCGCTGAGCCCGGACGGGATCACGGTCGCGCCGGCGGAGGGGCCGGCGAAGGAGTTCGCGGCGACCGATCTGATCCGGCTTCGTCGCGAGTCCGAGGTCGTCGTCGGCGAGGGTTCCTACGTCGTCTTGCCGGGGGGTGATCGGCTGGCCCGGGCTCGCGTCGGCTCGGCGACGGATACGGCCGTCGAGGTGGAGGCGGAGGCGATCGGCAAGGCCAACGTCCCTCTCGACGCCCTTCTCGGCCTGATCCTGACGCCTCCCTCCGATCCAGACGCCTTCGACGCTCTGCTCCGCAAGATCCGCACGGAGCCTCGGACCAGCGAGGTCGCCTGGCTGGCCAACGGCGACCGTGTCGTCGGCTCGTTTCTGGGGATGGACGACCGCGTGGTCAAGCTCCAGTCTCAGGACGCCGCCGCTCCCCGCGAACTGGCCCGGGAAGGCGTCGTCGCCGTCGGCTTCGACCCTGCGCTGATCGCCTACCCGAAGCCCGAGGGGCCTTATCTGGAGATGGGTCTGATCGACGGTTCCCGACTCGGCGTGGTCGGGGCTAAGCTGGAGCGGGGACGGGTGTCTGGGGTTTCGCGGTTCGCGGCGAAGGTGGACGTCCCGATCGACTCCGTGATCCAGGCGACGCCTCGGACGGAGGCCGTCCAGTATCTCTCCGAGCGTCCGGTCGACGGCAAGATCTACGTACCGTTCTTCGACATCGTCCGTCCGTTCCAGGTCGACGCCTCGGTTGAGGGCCGGCCGCTGCTGCTCAACGGATTGACGTATGATCGGGGCTTCGGCGCGTCGAGCCGGACGCTGCTGGCCTTCAAGCTCAAGCCGGGCGACCGGCGATTCCAGGCCCTCGTGGGGGTCGACGGTCGCGCCGGACCGTCGGGGAGCGTCGTCTTCCGCGTTCTGACCGACGGCAAGGCTCGCTTCACGAGCGATCCGCTCACGTACCGCGATGCGCCCATCGCCGTCGACGTGGACCTGGAAGGCGCCAAGCTCCTGATCCTGGCCACCGAATTCGGCGAGCGCGGCGACGCCCGCGACCTGGCCGATTGGGTCGAGGCCCGCATCGTCCGCAATCCCTGA
- a CDS encoding prenyltransferase/squalene oxidase repeat-containing protein has product MKGKKAQSVGVFGEAIRGDVPDNNRELVTPEADRAIQNGLAWLARQQQADGSFGSGTYRGNIAVTSLSGLAFMAAGSSPGRGPYGAQVDKALSYVMANTSPAGFIAVAAASTHGPMYSHGFGALFLAEAYGMTRRPEIREKLQKAIRLIIDTQNPEGGWRYQPVRADADISVTICEINALRAARNAGLFIPKETVDACIKYVKQAQNPDGGFRYMLQGGASAFPRSAAGVVALQSAGVYDDKEVAEGITYLKQFMREIKQGSRYSHFFYGHYYAAQAMWIRGGDEWNEWFPAIRNELIHRQSAAGYWTDSICNEYGTAMALIILQMPNNFLPIFQR; this is encoded by the coding sequence ATGAAGGGCAAGAAGGCCCAATCCGTCGGCGTCTTCGGCGAGGCGATCCGCGGCGACGTCCCTGACAATAATCGCGAGTTGGTCACCCCAGAGGCCGACCGCGCGATCCAGAACGGCCTGGCCTGGCTCGCCCGCCAGCAGCAGGCCGACGGCTCGTTCGGCAGCGGGACGTATCGCGGCAACATCGCCGTGACCAGCCTCTCGGGGCTGGCCTTCATGGCGGCCGGCTCATCGCCGGGCCGCGGCCCCTACGGCGCGCAGGTGGACAAGGCCCTGTCGTACGTGATGGCGAACACGTCGCCCGCCGGCTTCATCGCCGTCGCCGCGGCGTCGACCCACGGGCCGATGTACTCCCACGGCTTCGGCGCTTTGTTCCTGGCCGAGGCCTACGGCATGACCCGCCGACCCGAGATCCGCGAGAAGCTCCAGAAGGCCATCCGGCTGATCATCGACACCCAGAACCCTGAAGGGGGCTGGCGATACCAGCCGGTCCGGGCCGACGCCGACATCTCGGTGACGATCTGCGAGATCAACGCCCTTCGAGCCGCAAGAAACGCCGGCCTGTTCATCCCCAAGGAGACGGTCGACGCCTGCATCAAGTACGTGAAGCAGGCCCAGAACCCAGACGGCGGCTTTCGGTACATGCTCCAGGGGGGGGCCAGCGCCTTCCCCCGATCGGCCGCAGGCGTCGTGGCGTTGCAAAGCGCCGGCGTCTACGACGACAAGGAGGTTGCTGAAGGGATCACCTATCTCAAGCAGTTCATGCGCGAGATCAAGCAGGGGAGCCGCTACAGCCACTTCTTCTACGGCCATTACTACGCCGCCCAGGCCATGTGGATCCGCGGCGGCGACGAATGGAACGAGTGGTTCCCCGCCATCCGCAACGAGTTGATCCACCGCCAGTCCGCCGCCGGCTACTGGACTGACAGCATCTGCAACGAATACGGCACCGCCATGGCGCTCATCATTCTGCAGATGCCCAACAACTTCCTCCCCATCTTCCAGCGCTGA